The Deinococcus wulumuqiensis R12 genome has a window encoding:
- a CDS encoding SIS domain-containing protein, with product MSTDFLALLSRLPGSYSGPQRPEPAPYAVVGVGEGTLAAQLASVLPGVTGNFTRTGTQFVLSSPDSQDAARTYAELAEVAGAAVRRVTTGGAAHEVDVLVPGGALATYHFAQALAYATGHAEDAQEAERLLADLATRCGPDAGEDNPARTLAWSLWGRAPLLLAAPDADALPQAWQQLLARMGKTLGVPVLGDPLPVVTGAFEAQHEHGDGRLALLLGDLDPALAVAREVLESRIDEVIHVPFPGESESAYAGQLALWYFGAWVAAYLAERYGLTAGDVPVLGRAQAVLAGEEGEDHLRAERDEVSPRRTALEEDWDAEEGDANDRDLRDDED from the coding sequence ATGAGCACCGACTTTCTCGCTCTCCTCTCCCGTCTGCCCGGCAGTTATTCCGGCCCCCAGCGCCCCGAACCCGCTCCCTACGCGGTGGTCGGCGTGGGCGAAGGCACCCTGGCCGCCCAGCTGGCGAGCGTGCTGCCCGGCGTGACGGGCAACTTTACCCGCACCGGCACCCAGTTCGTGCTGTCCAGCCCCGACAGTCAGGACGCGGCGCGAACCTACGCCGAACTCGCCGAGGTGGCGGGCGCGGCGGTGCGGCGCGTGACGACCGGGGGCGCGGCGCACGAGGTGGACGTGCTGGTGCCCGGCGGGGCGCTGGCGACCTACCACTTCGCCCAGGCGCTCGCCTACGCCACCGGTCACGCCGAGGACGCGCAGGAAGCCGAGCGGCTGCTGGCTGACCTCGCCACGCGCTGCGGCCCCGATGCGGGGGAGGACAACCCGGCCCGCACGCTCGCCTGGAGTCTGTGGGGCCGCGCTCCGCTGCTGCTCGCCGCGCCCGACGCCGACGCGCTTCCGCAGGCGTGGCAGCAACTGCTCGCCCGCATGGGCAAGACGCTGGGGGTGCCGGTGCTGGGCGACCCTCTCCCCGTCGTCACCGGCGCGTTCGAGGCCCAGCACGAACACGGCGACGGGCGCCTCGCCCTGCTGCTCGGGGACCTCGACCCCGCGCTGGCCGTGGCCCGCGAGGTGCTGGAATCGCGCATCGACGAGGTGATTCACGTGCCCTTCCCGGGTGAAAGCGAAAGCGCCTACGCCGGACAGCTCGCCCTGTGGTATTTCGGCGCGTGGGTGGCGGCCTACCTCGCCGAGCGCTACGGCCTGACGGCGGGCGACGTGCCGGTGCTGGGCCGCGCCCAGGCGGTGCTGGCCGGTGAGGAAGGCGAAGACCACCTCCGCGCCGAGCGTGATGAAGTGTCTCCGCGCCGCACCGCGCTGGAGGAGGACTGGGACGCGGAGGAAGGGGACGCGAACGACCGCGACCTCCGGGACGACGAGGATTGA
- a CDS encoding serine/threonine-protein kinase: MTVAGQLLDNGTRLVRVLGRGSHSVVYLAVTGRGQVRAVKVFPPDLAAFAQREYEHGVGLLHPRLAPVLARGQIGGQPMLLVAYARGQVLFERYRRRPALERDRRAYLLTLTHVLEALAYLHGRGILHRDVKPDNVMVEEDGSAKLVDYDLSGPVGEATGAGLRIGTPAFQSPEAGRGEAQGPESDLYSVGILLYWGLHGQLPQPGEPAPSCTDPLVRLREHLLAPDRSARPSDAAQVWREVLHLAEGTLS; encoded by the coding sequence ATGACCGTCGCGGGCCAGCTTCTCGACAACGGCACGCGGCTGGTGCGGGTGCTGGGGCGCGGCTCACACAGCGTCGTGTATCTGGCGGTGACGGGGCGGGGGCAGGTGCGGGCCGTCAAGGTCTTTCCGCCTGACCTCGCCGCCTTCGCGCAGCGCGAGTACGAGCACGGCGTGGGGCTGCTGCACCCCCGGCTCGCCCCGGTGCTCGCGCGTGGGCAGATCGGGGGGCAGCCGATGCTGCTGGTCGCCTACGCGCGGGGCCAGGTGCTGTTCGAGCGTTACCGGCGGCGTCCGGCGCTGGAGCGTGACCGCCGGGCCTACCTGCTGACCCTGACGCATGTCCTCGAAGCCCTGGCCTACCTGCACGGGCGCGGCATCCTGCACCGCGACGTCAAGCCCGACAACGTGATGGTCGAGGAGGACGGCAGCGCCAAACTGGTGGACTACGACCTCAGCGGCCCGGTGGGGGAGGCGACAGGCGCAGGGCTGCGCATCGGCACCCCGGCCTTCCAGAGTCCCGAGGCAGGCCGGGGCGAAGCGCAGGGGCCGGAAAGCGACCTGTACAGCGTGGGCATCCTGCTGTACTGGGGCCTGCACGGGCAATTGCCCCAGCCCGGCGAACCCGCGCCCTCCTGCACCGACCCGCTGGTGCGCCTGCGGGAGCATCTGCTGGCCCCCGACCGCTCGGCCCGTCCCAGCGACGCGGCGCAGGTGTGGCGGGAAGTGCTGCATCTGGCCGAGGGAACGCTGTCCTGA
- the msrA gene encoding peptide-methionine (S)-S-oxide reductase MsrA translates to MTQDNAPRPDKTLPDHAQTDRPLEQAIFAGGCFWCTEAVMQDLRGVEQVESGYIGGSVPNPDYRSVCGGQTGHAEAVRVTFDPAQVSYRDLLGLFFATHDPTTLNRQGADVGTQYRSALFPLSRAQEETARELIGQLTAENTFGRPIVTSIEPASTFYVAEAYHQNYYKNNPGQGYCMAVISPKVAKLRQHYGDRLR, encoded by the coding sequence ATGACCCAGGACAACGCACCCCGCCCCGATAAAACTCTGCCCGACCACGCCCAGACTGACCGCCCGCTGGAGCAGGCCATTTTCGCCGGAGGCTGCTTCTGGTGTACCGAGGCCGTGATGCAGGACCTGCGCGGCGTGGAACAGGTCGAGAGCGGGTATATCGGCGGCAGTGTGCCCAACCCCGACTACCGCTCGGTGTGCGGCGGCCAGACCGGGCACGCCGAGGCGGTGCGCGTGACCTTCGACCCGGCGCAGGTGAGTTACCGCGACCTGCTGGGGCTGTTTTTCGCCACCCACGACCCCACCACCCTCAACCGTCAGGGCGCCGACGTGGGCACCCAGTACCGCAGCGCCCTGTTTCCGCTGAGCCGGGCACAGGAAGAAACGGCCCGCGAACTGATCGGTCAGCTCACTGCCGAGAACACCTTCGGGCGGCCCATCGTGACCAGCATCGAACCGGCGAGCACCTTCTACGTGGCCGAGGCGTACCACCAGAACTACTACAAGAACAACCCCGGCCAGGGCTACTGCATGGCCGTCATCTCGCCCAAGGTCGCCAAGCTGCGCCAGCATTACGGCGATAGATTGCGCTGA
- a CDS encoding 1,4-alpha-glucan branching enzyme, translated as MSLPPLALSHEHLQKLVTADLVRPDHLLGAHPTTEGGVQGVRFAVWAPSAQHVSVVGDFNGWDGFSHPMQRLDFGFWGVFVPGAEQGQRYKFRVTGQDGRTVDKADPYGTFFEVRPQTASIVWQRGFEWTDGEWLAQRVRRGQALEQPVSIYECHVGSWARRDDGWFLNWRDLAHRLGEYVTYMGYTHVELLGVMEHPFDGSWGYQVTGYYAPTSRLGNPEDFKYLVNHLHGLGIGVLLDWVPGHFPTDEFALAHFDGSPLYEYADPRKGFHQDWNTYIFDYGRNEVVMFLIGSALKWLQDFHVDGLRVDAVASMLYLDFSRTEWVPNIHGGRENLEAIAFLKRLNEVAHHMAPGCLMIAEESTSFPGITTPTPEGLGFDYKWAMGWMNDSLAYFKQDPLWRKYDHHKLTFFNVYRTSENYVLAISHDEVVHLKKPMVLKHPGDWYAQRADYRAFLALMWTTPGKKLLFMGQDFAQGTEWNHDVALPWYHAEQPDHRGVMNLVRRLNALYVGRPDWHAGDAREEGMAWIAADDTDASVYAFVRRDPRGAAWSLVVANLTPVYREGYAVGVPQGGEYRVVLSTDDGEFGGFGTQQPDLMAREEAAHGQTHRLHLNLPPSSVLVLEPVQPAAPALSPVPSLTPEQVEAARQSAQAVQLERAVSPQPNEQKRLIADTPARVDGPSVPADAEPLTAEPADPEGGEKA; from the coding sequence ATGTCTTTGCCTCCCCTCGCGCTCAGCCATGAGCACCTGCAAAAACTGGTGACCGCTGACCTGGTGCGGCCCGACCACCTGCTCGGCGCCCACCCCACCACCGAAGGCGGCGTTCAGGGCGTGCGTTTCGCCGTGTGGGCACCGAGCGCCCAGCATGTCAGTGTGGTGGGCGATTTCAACGGCTGGGACGGCTTTTCGCATCCCATGCAGCGCCTCGACTTCGGCTTCTGGGGGGTCTTCGTGCCGGGGGCCGAACAGGGCCAGCGCTACAAGTTCCGCGTGACCGGGCAGGATGGGCGCACGGTGGACAAGGCCGACCCTTACGGCACCTTTTTCGAGGTGCGTCCCCAGACCGCCAGCATCGTGTGGCAGCGCGGCTTCGAGTGGACCGACGGCGAGTGGCTCGCGCAGCGGGTGCGGCGCGGGCAAGCACTGGAGCAGCCGGTCAGCATCTACGAGTGCCACGTGGGGTCGTGGGCGCGGCGCGACGACGGCTGGTTCCTGAACTGGCGCGACCTCGCGCACCGGCTGGGCGAGTACGTGACCTATATGGGCTACACGCACGTCGAACTGCTCGGCGTGATGGAGCACCCTTTCGACGGCTCCTGGGGCTATCAGGTCACGGGCTACTACGCCCCGACGAGTCGCCTGGGCAACCCGGAAGATTTCAAATATCTGGTCAACCACCTGCACGGCCTGGGCATCGGCGTCCTGCTGGACTGGGTGCCGGGCCATTTTCCCACCGACGAGTTCGCCTTGGCGCACTTCGACGGCTCGCCGCTCTACGAGTACGCCGACCCGCGCAAGGGCTTTCACCAGGACTGGAACACCTACATCTTCGACTACGGGCGCAACGAGGTCGTGATGTTCCTCATCGGCTCGGCGCTCAAATGGCTTCAGGACTTTCACGTGGACGGCCTGCGGGTGGACGCGGTGGCCTCCATGCTTTATCTGGACTTTTCGCGGACCGAGTGGGTCCCGAATATTCATGGCGGGCGCGAGAACCTCGAAGCCATCGCCTTTCTCAAGCGCCTGAACGAAGTCGCGCACCACATGGCCCCCGGCTGCCTGATGATCGCCGAGGAAAGTACGTCCTTTCCGGGCATCACCACGCCGACCCCCGAGGGCCTGGGCTTCGACTACAAGTGGGCGATGGGCTGGATGAACGACTCGCTGGCGTACTTCAAGCAGGACCCGCTGTGGCGCAAGTACGACCACCACAAGCTGACCTTTTTCAACGTCTACCGCACCAGCGAAAACTACGTGCTCGCCATCAGCCACGACGAGGTCGTTCACCTGAAAAAACCGATGGTCCTCAAGCACCCCGGCGACTGGTACGCGCAGCGGGCCGACTACCGCGCTTTTCTGGCGCTGATGTGGACCACGCCCGGCAAGAAGCTGCTGTTCATGGGCCAGGACTTCGCGCAGGGCACCGAGTGGAACCACGATGTAGCGCTCCCCTGGTACCACGCCGAGCAGCCCGACCACCGGGGCGTCATGAACCTGGTGCGGCGCCTGAACGCCCTGTACGTGGGCCGTCCCGACTGGCACGCGGGCGACGCCCGTGAGGAAGGCATGGCCTGGATTGCTGCCGACGACACCGACGCTTCGGTCTATGCGTTTGTCCGGCGCGACCCGCGCGGCGCGGCCTGGAGTCTGGTGGTCGCCAACCTGACCCCGGTCTACCGTGAGGGCTACGCGGTGGGCGTGCCACAGGGCGGCGAGTACCGGGTCGTGCTCTCCACCGACGACGGCGAGTTCGGCGGCTTCGGCACCCAGCAGCCCGACCTCATGGCCCGTGAGGAAGCCGCCCACGGCCAGACCCACCGCCTGCACCTGAACCTGCCCCCGAGCAGCGTGCTGGTACTGGAACCCGTGCAGCCCGCCGCTCCCGCCCTGTCGCCCGTGCCGTCCCTGACGCCCGAACAGGTGGAAGCGGCGCGGCAATCGGCCCAGGCTGTGCAACTAGAGCGGGCCGTCTCGCCCCAGCCCAACGAGCAAAAGCGCCTGATTGCCGACACCCCCGCCCGCGTGGACGGTCCGAGCGTTCCGGCAGATGCCGAACCCCTGACCGCTGAACCTGCCGACCCGGAAGGCGGGGAAAAGGCTTGA
- a CDS encoding GNAT family N-acetyltransferase, whose protein sequence is MPELRKNEQQSRYEIVLGDEVVGFAEYRQEGENVVMPHTVVNPDHEGEGLGSQLARFALDDIRAAGKQVVPSCAFIRGYIEKHAEYADLVAQG, encoded by the coding sequence ATGCCAGAACTCCGTAAAAACGAGCAGCAGAGCCGCTATGAAATCGTCCTGGGCGACGAGGTCGTCGGATTCGCCGAGTACCGCCAGGAGGGGGAAAACGTCGTGATGCCGCACACCGTTGTCAACCCTGACCACGAAGGCGAGGGCCTGGGCAGCCAGCTTGCCCGCTTCGCGCTGGACGATATCCGCGCGGCAGGCAAGCAAGTGGTGCCGTCATGCGCTTTTATTCGCGGCTACATCGAGAAGCACGCCGAATATGCCGATCTGGTGGCGCAGGGCTGA
- a CDS encoding M55 family metallopeptidase, with translation MKVVISVDMEGICGVASWVQVSPPEFGGPVSGSEYEKARIQMTREAAAAAEGAFAAGASEVLVNDSHDTMRNLLPELLPERVRYTTGNDKPLSMVQGVQESGVGALLFVGYHARAGSMRGPLAHTWNGFVRNVRVGGVDTGEYGLNALLAGQYGVPVAFASGDDVAMNEIRAELGEGVETVAVKEGLSSFAALHLHPAEAVRRIRAGAEAGVRRAASLAPHVTRWPAPCQLSFDHQSRADACERVPGITRVDAVTVGWESDSAYHLFQTFRLLAKVAEVRLDG, from the coding sequence GTGAAAGTCGTCATCAGCGTGGATATGGAAGGCATTTGTGGGGTCGCGTCGTGGGTGCAGGTCAGCCCGCCCGAGTTCGGGGGACCGGTGAGCGGCAGCGAGTATGAAAAGGCCAGGATTCAGATGACCCGCGAGGCCGCCGCCGCTGCCGAGGGTGCCTTTGCAGCGGGTGCAAGTGAGGTGCTGGTCAACGACAGCCACGACACCATGCGCAACCTCTTGCCCGAGTTGCTGCCCGAGCGGGTGCGCTACACCACCGGCAACGACAAGCCGCTGAGCATGGTGCAGGGCGTACAGGAAAGCGGCGTGGGGGCGCTGCTGTTTGTCGGCTACCACGCCCGCGCCGGGAGTATGCGCGGCCCCCTGGCGCACACCTGGAACGGGTTTGTCCGCAACGTGCGGGTCGGCGGCGTGGACACGGGCGAGTACGGTCTCAACGCGCTGCTGGCGGGGCAGTACGGCGTGCCTGTCGCTTTTGCGTCCGGCGACGACGTCGCCATGAACGAAATCCGCGCCGAACTGGGCGAGGGGGTCGAGACGGTGGCGGTCAAGGAAGGGCTGAGCAGCTTCGCCGCCCTTCACCTGCACCCCGCAGAAGCCGTGCGCCGCATCCGGGCCGGGGCCGAAGCCGGGGTGCGCCGCGCCGCCTCGCTTGCTCCCCACGTCACCCGCTGGCCCGCGCCCTGCCAGCTCAGTTTCGACCACCAATCCCGCGCCGACGCCTGCGAGCGCGTGCCGGGCATCACCCGCGTGGACGCCGTGACGGTGGGCTGGGAAAGCGACAGCGCCTATCACCTGTTCCAGACCTTCCGCCTGCTGGCGAAGGTGGCCGAGGTGCGGCTGGACGGCTGA
- a CDS encoding DoxX family protein, whose product MARQPEIGLALLRLVLGVVFVAHGIQKITWGDLSPLVEQFRAWDVPYPLLTAPLVATIETVGGVLLFLGLAARTVAFLLSCIMFGAIWYVHWGRTFFAPAGLELPLLLLGGSLAIMFGGPGIPSMDRVNYRIPYFGRTTTRVYEEERPRL is encoded by the coding sequence ATGGCCCGTCAACCAGAAATCGGTCTTGCGCTTCTCCGGCTGGTGCTGGGTGTGGTGTTCGTGGCCCACGGAATTCAGAAAATCACCTGGGGCGACCTCAGCCCGCTGGTCGAGCAGTTCCGGGCCTGGGACGTGCCCTATCCGCTGCTGACCGCGCCGCTCGTCGCCACCATCGAAACCGTCGGCGGCGTGCTGCTGTTTCTGGGGCTGGCGGCCCGCACGGTGGCGTTTTTGCTCAGCTGCATCATGTTCGGCGCCATCTGGTATGTCCACTGGGGGCGCACCTTCTTCGCTCCGGCGGGGCTGGAGCTGCCGCTGCTGCTGCTCGGGGGCAGCCTCGCCATCATGTTCGGCGGCCCCGGGATTCCCTCTATGGACCGCGTGAACTACCGCATCCCCTATTTCGGGCGCACCACCACCCGCGTCTATGAAGAAGAGCGGCCCCGGCTCTAG